In a genomic window of Dehalococcoidia bacterium:
- the thiE gene encoding thiamine phosphate synthase, giving the protein MSTIWDHRLRGLYVIIDHQVAGGRDEVALAQAVLKGGASILQWRDKTRPKGLQLPVAEAISRLCREAGVPFIVNDHLDLALACGAQGVHLGQHDLPVAVVRRLAPRDFIVGCSTNNVAEALRAQQEGADYVSVGRLFPTASKVDTRPATLDTLRAVKGAVRVPVCAIGGIDESNVRLVLEAGADMVAVIGAVVSAPDPREATLRLAFHFRR; this is encoded by the coding sequence ATGTCCACCATCTGGGACCATAGGTTGCGGGGGCTGTACGTCATCATCGACCACCAGGTGGCCGGTGGCCGGGACGAGGTGGCGTTGGCGCAGGCCGTCCTGAAAGGGGGGGCGAGCATCCTCCAGTGGCGCGACAAGACCCGCCCCAAGGGTCTGCAGTTGCCGGTGGCCGAGGCTATATCCCGCCTATGTCGGGAGGCAGGCGTCCCCTTCATCGTCAACGATCATCTGGACCTGGCCCTCGCCTGCGGGGCACAGGGAGTCCACCTGGGCCAGCACGATTTGCCAGTGGCGGTGGTTCGCCGTCTGGCCCCTAGGGATTTCATCGTAGGGTGCTCCACCAACAACGTGGCGGAGGCCTTGCGGGCGCAGCAGGAGGGAGCTGACTACGTATCGGTGGGGCGTCTCTTTCCCACGGCGTCCAAGGTCGATACCCGGCCCGCCACCTTGGACACGCTGCGAGCGGTGAAGGGGGCGGTGAGGGTGCCTGTATGTGCCATCGGCGGCATCGATGAGAGCAACGTGAGGTTGGTCCTTGAAGCGGGGGCGGACATGGTAGCCGTCATCGGAGCAGTCGTGTCCGCCCCTGACCCCCGGGAGGCCACCCTTCGGCTGGCCTTCCACTTCAGGAGGTGA
- a CDS encoding YtxH domain-containing protein, with protein sequence MRGLLVGFLMGLVVGLALGLMVAPSAGAEMRQRIRERTAPALERVRERLRRQQEAA encoded by the coding sequence ATGCGCGGCTTGTTGGTCGGCTTCTTGATGGGGCTGGTGGTAGGACTGGCCTTGGGCCTCATGGTGGCGCCCAGCGCCGGGGCAGAGATGCGACAGCGCATCCGGGAACGGACGGCCCCTGCCCTGGAGAGAGTGCGCGAGAGGTTGCGGCGGCAGCAGGAGGCGGCCTAG
- the thiS gene encoding sulfur carrier protein ThiS, which yields MKVIINGEQIELPRPMTIAEYVAELPADARHVAVARNGEVVPRHLWAQVTLQEGDVLEVVRMVGGGAGMPHCTSTRWGATSFWR from the coding sequence ATGAAGGTCATCATCAATGGCGAGCAGATAGAGCTCCCGCGCCCCATGACCATCGCCGAATACGTGGCGGAGCTGCCGGCCGATGCCCGACATGTGGCCGTGGCCCGCAACGGGGAAGTGGTCCCTCGTCACCTGTGGGCCCAGGTCACCCTTCAGGAGGGGGACGTCCTAGAGGTGGTGCGCATGGTGGGCGGTGGCGCTGGGATGCCACACTGCACAAGCACAAGATGGGGGGCGACATCTTTTTGGCGGTAG
- the thiE gene encoding thiamine phosphate synthase produces the protein MRASSLPLPCLMLVTDRHLSSLPLPQAVAQATAGGVGVVQLRERDLPAGQLLALALELRRAMADEALLVINDRVDVALACHAQGVHLPEAGLPVAAARRLVGERMLVGRSVHGLKEALRAQEEGADYVVVGPIYPTPSHPGVAGAGPQLVRDVASALKIPVLAIGGIDEGRVTEVVRAGAAGIAVISAILGSGDMIAAARRLREALERSWAGLRA, from the coding sequence GTGAGAGCATCATCTTTGCCCCTTCCCTGCCTCATGTTGGTGACCGACCGCCACCTGTCCTCTCTGCCGTTGCCCCAGGCGGTGGCCCAGGCGACAGCAGGTGGGGTAGGGGTGGTGCAGCTCCGAGAGAGAGACCTCCCGGCTGGCCAGCTGCTGGCTTTGGCGCTGGAGCTGCGCCGGGCCATGGCAGACGAAGCCCTGTTGGTCATCAACGACCGGGTGGATGTGGCCCTGGCCTGCCATGCTCAAGGCGTCCACCTCCCCGAGGCGGGCCTGCCAGTGGCCGCTGCCCGCCGTCTGGTGGGGGAGAGGATGCTGGTGGGCCGGTCCGTCCATGGCTTGAAAGAGGCCCTGCGAGCACAAGAGGAGGGGGCGGACTACGTAGTGGTAGGGCCTATATATCCCACTCCTTCCCATCCCGGGGTGGCAGGGGCGGGGCCTCAACTTGTGCGGGACGTGGCCAGTGCCTTAAAGATACCTGTGCTGGCCATCGGTGGCATCGACGAAGGGCGGGTGACGGAGGTGGTGAGGGCAGGGGCGGCAGGTATAGCTGTCATATCTGCTATATTGGGTAGCGGGGACATGATAGCGGCGGCCCGGCGCCTGCGGGAGGCCTTGGAAAGGAGCTGGGCAGGGCTAAGGGCATGA
- a CDS encoding thiazole synthase yields the protein MEDYLEIAGKKFRSRLIVGTGRFRSMEEMVKAIEASGAEMVTVAIRRLPLDRPGEPNLMDYIDWNKYQILPNTAGCRTAEEAIFIARLARELTGTNWIKLEVVPDPRYLLPDPIGTLRAAEQLVAEGFVVLPYIHADPVLAKQLEEVGCATVMPLGSPIGSGRGIFTLEEIQIIVENAKVPVVVDAGLGAPSDASLALEVGADAVLVNTAIAQAKDPVLMAEAFRLGVEAGRKAFLAGRIPKKALAEASSPMEGVPRPAS from the coding sequence ATGGAGGACTACCTAGAGATCGCTGGCAAGAAGTTCCGCTCCCGTCTCATTGTGGGCACGGGGCGGTTCCGGTCCATGGAGGAGATGGTGAAGGCCATCGAGGCCTCAGGGGCGGAGATGGTGACGGTGGCTATAAGGCGTCTCCCCCTGGATCGGCCAGGTGAGCCCAACCTCATGGACTACATCGATTGGAACAAGTATCAGATCTTGCCCAACACGGCCGGTTGCCGCACCGCTGAGGAGGCCATCTTTATCGCTCGCTTGGCGCGGGAGTTGACGGGCACCAACTGGATCAAGCTGGAGGTGGTGCCCGACCCCCGCTACCTCCTGCCCGACCCCATCGGGACACTGCGGGCGGCGGAGCAGCTAGTAGCGGAGGGGTTCGTGGTGCTGCCCTACATCCACGCCGACCCGGTGCTGGCCAAGCAGCTGGAGGAGGTGGGGTGTGCCACCGTCATGCCCCTGGGCTCGCCCATAGGCTCTGGGCGGGGCATCTTTACCCTGGAGGAGATCCAGATCATCGTCGAGAATGCCAAAGTGCCAGTGGTGGTGGATGCTGGCCTTGGGGCCCCATCCGACGCGTCCTTGGCCCTGGAGGTGGGGGCCGATGCTGTACTGGTGAACACGGCCATCGCCCAGGCCAAGGACCCGGTCCTCATGGCGGAGGCCTTTCGTCTGGGGGTGGAGGCGGGACGCAAGGCCTTCTTGGCGGGCCGCATCCCCAAGAAGGCCCTGGCGGAGGCCTCCAGCCCCATGGAGGGGGTGCCCAGGCCAGCCTCTTGA